From the Musa acuminata AAA Group cultivar baxijiao chromosome BXJ3-1, Cavendish_Baxijiao_AAA, whole genome shotgun sequence genome, the window GTCAATCGCAGGATGGAACGTGGAGGAAACGGCGCCcgagaaaaaggaaagagaacAGAAAGGGGGGAAGCGGAAGTCGCCGCCCGCCGTCATCTCCGTCCGCTGGCGGGCTGCTGACTTCAAGCGACGATGGCAGCGACGCGATGCAGCAACGTTGCCGTCCTGCGTTCTTCCATTTCAAGTGGAACGGAATTGGAGCAGGTTGGAATCTTCTCCAATTATTTACCTTTTTATTCCTCATTTTGGCCAAGTGTGGTAGCAAATGCATACTACGTGAAGttccaaaatgttgatttaattatAAATGATTTTGACTATCTAAAAGGTGATGATAATTCGTGTTTGAATGACCTTTATGTTGTTTTATGTTATTAATATCAAGCAAATGATTTTTACCGTATTAATTAATATATCTAGTATTATTAAGTGGCGTCGTTTAATGTAATATATAATGATATTTTTTGTGATTAAACTAATTAACCCACTGCAAATGATATCCTTTGAACCAAAATTTGGCGGGGCCCTTTTGCGGTAAATGTTCGGGAACTGAACTCCCAAAACCAATCCAGACATATTACGAGTTCTGCACAGATTGGATAGCACGAAGGACTCTTACACTACGCTTAATTTCACAGAGATGGGAACAGTGAAAATGTTCTGACGGTTGTAAGAAGTTATGCAAGTGCACCAACTGTCTTACACCCCTTTTTTTCACCCTCTTTTTTGTGTTCATGGAGTTTGGTGTGAGTAGCTAAACAGCACTACAGCTAACAGTCGCATTTTTACTTCTATACAACAAAGGCTCTCAGCGAGGCTGCTGAATCATACGGCGGGGGCTGCCCATTGGGTTCGGACGCTGCGCGGGTTTCTCCCAGTATTTTGCTGATTGCAGGATTGGTCTGACAGCGTTCTTGGGAGATTTCAAGCGCAGGTTCCTCACCACCGACTCTTCATCGTTCAGAAACCCTGTCCCAGAAGAACACAATCAAATAAATAGCTATTAAGCATGATCACATATAGTTGTTTTATGATGGAAGAGATGCGATGGATTACCATAGTCAATTATTCCTTTCTTCAGGGCCTCTGCAGCTACCACGGATTGGCGGAAAGCTGCATCATCAAGCTCCGCCTCGATAATGGATAATTCATCCCCGATTCCAAGATCAATAGTGTCTGGCAGCAGGTTGGCCACATCCTCCTCATCATTAACATCGAAGGTTTCTTGATCTTGGTTGCGGTGGAACCAATGTTCGCGGAACCAAGTGGTGGTGTTCACCAACTCCCACCATTCTGGTGAGAAATCCTCCACCTGTTGCAGTGCCATCGGGATGAAGAGTGGAGCATTTGGGTTCAGCGTAGACTTCATTGCCGCTCCCGACGATACAGCCATTGCACTCATTATCTCCCAGTTGTATCTGCACTTTCTATTACGCACGATGAAAGCAGGTTGTTTAGAGGATTATATTCGacaacataaagcatttttatcCAACAACATAATGGCATTCGAATGGTTTTTATTTTCAGCTACCCTTTAAAGTTTTGTCTAAATGTTGATGAAGATAAGCAGAGTAGACTCATGGAAATTTCACTCATTAATCTATTAATTCCTTCAAATAGCAAATGCAATAACGAATTTGATCTTTGTTTGTTTCTCTGTTCTTCTGGCAATGTAACTCCTCGATAATTTCATGCTCAGAAACGAAACCTAACTCCATCAAGATTTGGAGGAAGATAAAATAACAAAAGGAGCTAAATGAAAAACCAGTATAAAAGAAATACAATCTAGTTTGCGCTCATAGTTCATATGAAAATTTGGCTACCAGTGGATGATACAGAACTATTTAATCACTTGCAAAGACTGAAAGGACCAAGTCGAAAGAAgaaacataatatttgatttttcttattcaaaatagatTGACTGACTATATTAGAATTCACTTACTAAAAGGCCATATGACACATGAAAAAGAAGAATAATTTGatcaagaaacaaaagaaaaggaaactaTATATGAGGAACAAGTAACATCCTAAACCTCCACATAAAATCCTCTTAAGATTCCAGGACAAGTGAAGAGTGAACTAATTTATAATAAGTATATAGAAAATATAATCTAAAGCACTTCATGTAATCAGTTCTTTCAATAATTCTGTACAGAGAGTTACAGATAACAAAGTTCCGCTTTGGAGAAGTCAAGAGCAAAAAAGCTTACATGAACCCTCCTAAAATTCGAGTAAACTCATCATCTTGGACTTGAAAGTTACGAGGAATACGATGAAAACCAACCTGATCGCAGCAATTCGGGAACTTTGCGATCAAGCACAGGTTCCACAGGCATAGAAATTCCTAGACGGGTAAAATTACATCCCCTTGTTCATAGATTCATAGATCTAACAAGATCAAGGGGATCGGAATCCCACTTCTCC encodes:
- the LOC135629668 gene encoding protein EARLY RESPONSIVE TO DEHYDRATION 15-like; the encoded protein is MSAMAVSSGAAMKSTLNPNAPLFIPMALQQVEDFSPEWWELVNTTTWFREHWFHRNQDQETFDVNDEEDVANLLPDTIDLGIGDELSIIEAELDDAAFRQSVVAAEALKKGIIDYGFLNDEESVVRNLRLKSPKNAVRPILQSAKYWEKPAQRPNPMGSPRRMIQQPR